One Astyanax mexicanus isolate ESR-SI-001 chromosome 3, AstMex3_surface, whole genome shotgun sequence genomic region harbors:
- the LOC111195561 gene encoding uncharacterized protein LOC111195561: MAKDQYTRDLEKVIMEQRDTTFRVLKQWTIEKAEWDAEKKKMKLEIEQLKKEGERLSLRKKKEEEQMHSKNVGDVKDLLEMKQVQQAMEKLQKSEEEKRDRILQAWTVASKEWEEEKKKMKVEIDQLKKDGEKLITMKKKDKEQMKEEKDLLKMTVVQKAVDLIQKTETEKRDRILQAWTEASDEWKEKEKKMKLEFEQLKQKYKEQTGEVKKDLLEMRVVQKAVDLIQKTETEKRDRILQAWTEASDEWKEKMEMVMKERDKEKKEMEKRREERKKKKELEKMRNEREAKVMEEKKKKEQKEKEQREMEEMVQKMEALTLDSSWQKTRLKMRRRKIVPFNHLF; encoded by the exons ATGGCGAAAGACCAGTACACTAGAGACCTGGAGAAGGTGATCATGGAGCAGAGAGACACAACATTCAGAGTGCTCAAACAGTGGACAATCGAGAAGGCTGAATGGGACGCGGAGAAAAAGAAGATGAAGCTGGAAATTGAACAGCTGAAGAAGGAAGGAGAGAGGCTGAGcctgagaaaaaagaaagaggaagagcagATGCACTCTAAAAA tgtggGAGATGTGAAGGATCTCCTAGAAATGAAACAGGTGCAACAAGCCATGGAAAAGCTTCAGAAGTCAGAGGAGGAAAAAAGAGATCGAATCCTGCAGGCCTGGACTGTGGCAAGCAAGGAAtgggaggaagagaaaaagaagatgaAGGTGGAAATCGATCAGCtgaagaaggatggagagaagCTGATAACGATGAAGAAGAAAGACAAAGAGCAGATGAAAGAGGAGAAGGATCTCCTAAAAATGACAGTAGTCCAGAAAGCAGTGGATCTGATTCAGAAAACAGAGactgaaaaaagagacagaatccTGCAGGCCTGGACCGAAGCAAGTGATGAATggaaggagaaagaaaagaagatgaaGCTGGAATTTGAACAGCTGAAGCAGAAATACAAAGAGCAGACAGGAGAGGTGAAGAAAGATCTCCTAGAAATGAGAGTGGTCCAGAAAGCAGTGGATCTGATTCAGAAAACAGAGactgaaaaaagagacagaatccTGCAGGCCTGGACCGAAGCAAGTGATGAATGGAAGGAAAAGATGGAGATGGTGATGAAAGAAAGAGAcaaggagaagaaggagatggAAAAGAGGAgggaagagaggaagaaaaagaaggagtTGGAAAAGATGAGGAACGAGAGAGAAGCCAAGGTGatggaggaaaagaagaagaaagagcagaaagagaaggagcagagagagatggaggagatggtgcagaaaaTGGAAGCACTAACCCTTGACTCCAGCTGGCAAAAGACTCGCCTCAAGATGAGGAGAAGAAAAATAGTTCCATTTAATCATCTTTTCTGA